From Streptomyces sp. TLI_235, a single genomic window includes:
- a CDS encoding orotate phosphoribosyltransferase — protein MSTEDRDALLAQIKDKAVVHGKVTLSSGLEADYYVDLRRITLDAEAAPLVGRVMLDAAADLEFDAVGGLTLGADPVAAAMLHAAAARGRKLDAFVVRKAGKAHGLQRRIEGPDVKGRRVLAVEDTSTTGGSVLTAVEALREAGAEVVGVAVIVERGAAPAIAETGLPYITAYTLDDLGL, from the coding sequence ATGAGCACTGAGGACCGCGACGCCCTGCTGGCGCAGATCAAGGACAAGGCCGTCGTGCACGGCAAGGTCACCCTCTCCTCCGGTCTGGAGGCCGACTACTACGTCGACCTGCGCCGGATCACGCTGGACGCCGAGGCGGCGCCGCTGGTCGGCCGGGTGATGCTGGACGCGGCCGCGGACCTCGAGTTCGACGCGGTCGGCGGTCTGACCCTGGGCGCCGACCCGGTGGCCGCCGCGATGCTGCACGCCGCCGCGGCCCGCGGCCGGAAGCTGGACGCGTTCGTGGTCCGCAAGGCCGGCAAGGCGCACGGCCTGCAGCGCCGGATCGAGGGCCCGGACGTCAAGGGCCGCCGCGTGCTGGCGGTCGAGGACACCTCCACCACCGGCGGTTCGGTGCTCACCGCCGTGGAGGCGCTGCGCGAGGCGGGCGCCGAGGTGGTCGGTGTCGCGGTGATCGTGGAGCGCGGTGCCGCCCCGGCGATCGCGGAGACCGGCCTGCCGTACATCACCGCCTACACCCTGGACGACCTGGGCCTCTGA
- a CDS encoding carbon monoxide dehydrogenase subunit G produces MEHEVVVPLPANAVRQVLQDSELLARCVPGLSTDAGTARTPDGQVDGRLKLRVGGSTITYRGSLSLIPGREGVLTALAEGEEVRGSAEVTATVRVSVHEHADGSVLRFAGDLSAEGRLAEFPDDVLRTAGRRLLDRVAAALAVEAGAGPETVLSLPDDETADTEQTAAAEPEPAAQADEPAVEAPLEAAAEAAEEQEAEQPEESREAAAEAEESETEESQAEESDETEEPDETEEPDEAAAEEEPGATVVYLDDHAVRDLDDDLSDLIAFSDEDEPLPSPDSEPAPFEYQPEPAMSGPVRRSIVGRSAEEVDHAPPHGRYAPTPPARSARARAASRWGGAEPTLLTGGAGERSAMPWVIGGGVALIGGAVVLVRALRRR; encoded by the coding sequence ATGGAGCATGAGGTTGTCGTCCCGCTGCCGGCCAACGCCGTCCGGCAGGTCCTGCAGGACAGCGAGCTGCTGGCCCGCTGCGTCCCCGGTCTGAGCACCGACGCCGGGACAGCCCGCACCCCGGACGGGCAGGTCGACGGCCGGCTGAAGCTGCGCGTCGGGGGCTCCACCATCACCTACCGGGGCTCGCTGTCACTGATCCCCGGCCGCGAGGGAGTGCTCACCGCACTCGCCGAGGGCGAGGAGGTGCGGGGCTCCGCCGAGGTCACCGCGACCGTGCGGGTCAGCGTGCACGAGCACGCGGACGGCAGCGTGCTGCGCTTCGCCGGCGACCTGAGCGCCGAGGGGCGCCTCGCCGAGTTCCCGGATGACGTCCTGCGGACAGCGGGCCGCCGCCTCCTCGACCGTGTGGCCGCCGCGCTCGCCGTCGAGGCCGGCGCCGGCCCGGAGACCGTCCTGTCCCTGCCGGACGACGAGACCGCGGACACCGAGCAGACCGCAGCCGCGGAGCCGGAGCCGGCCGCGCAGGCGGACGAGCCCGCCGTCGAGGCTCCGCTGGAGGCCGCCGCCGAGGCCGCGGAGGAGCAGGAGGCCGAGCAGCCCGAGGAGTCTCGGGAAGCCGCCGCAGAGGCCGAGGAGTCCGAGACCGAAGAATCCCAGGCCGAGGAGTCCGACGAGACCGAGGAGCCGGACGAGACCGAGGAGCCGGACGAGGCCGCGGCCGAGGAGGAGCCCGGGGCGACCGTCGTGTACCTGGACGACCACGCCGTGCGGGACCTCGACGACGACCTGTCGGATCTGATCGCCTTCTCGGACGAGGACGAGCCGCTGCCCTCGCCGGATTCGGAGCCCGCGCCGTTCGAGTACCAGCCGGAGCCGGCGATGTCCGGTCCGGTACGGCGGTCGATCGTGGGCCGTTCGGCGGAGGAGGTGGACCACGCTCCGCCGCACGGCCGGTACGCGCCCACTCCCCCGGCCCGCAGTGCCCGGGCCCGGGCGGCGAGCCGCTGGGGCGGCGCGGAGCCGACCCTGCTCACCGGCGGGGCCGGCGAGCGGAGCGCGATGCCCTGGGTGATCGGCGGCGGGGTGGCGCTGATCGGCGGTGCGGTGGTGCTGGTGCGGGCGCTGCGCCGTCGCTGA
- a CDS encoding membrane-associated protein: MDYNQLAVNLLDAKSLISSLGAIGLLAIIFAETGLLVGFFFPGDSLLILAGVAASGAASSVLGEGARLPIALLLIGAPICAIAGAQLGHFIGTKVGPRMFDKPESKIFRREYVVKAEYYFDKFGPAKAVVMARFIPIVRTFLNPVAGTLQMPAKTFLVWNIVGGVLWTESMLLIGYFFGDAMAPVIDKYLIPAMALIILISISPIIVEVIRERRKKKAGGEAPAGEPVGSGRHRKN, translated from the coding sequence GTGGACTACAACCAGCTCGCCGTCAATCTCCTCGACGCCAAATCGCTGATCTCGTCGCTGGGCGCCATCGGCCTGCTCGCGATCATCTTCGCCGAGACCGGCCTGCTGGTCGGATTCTTCTTCCCGGGCGACTCGCTGCTGATCCTCGCCGGTGTGGCCGCCTCCGGGGCGGCCTCCTCGGTGCTCGGCGAGGGCGCCCGACTGCCGATCGCGCTGCTGCTGATCGGCGCGCCGATCTGCGCGATCGCCGGCGCCCAACTCGGGCACTTCATCGGGACCAAGGTCGGGCCCCGGATGTTCGACAAACCCGAGTCCAAGATCTTCCGCCGCGAGTACGTGGTGAAGGCCGAGTACTACTTCGACAAGTTCGGCCCGGCCAAGGCCGTGGTGATGGCCCGCTTCATCCCGATCGTGCGGACCTTCCTCAACCCGGTCGCCGGCACCCTGCAGATGCCGGCGAAGACCTTCCTCGTCTGGAACATCGTCGGCGGCGTGCTGTGGACCGAGTCCATGCTGCTGATCGGCTACTTCTTCGGCGACGCGATGGCCCCGGTGATCGACAAGTACCTGATCCCCGCGATGGCGCTGATCATCCTCATCTCGATCTCCCCGATCATCGTCGAGGTGATCCGCGAGCGGAGGAAGAAGAAGGCCGGCGGCGAGGCCCCGGCCGGCGAGCCGGTCGGCTCCGGCCGCCACCGCAAGAACTGA
- a CDS encoding spermidine synthase: MINRSADPPARPGLDDGAEAPRVRALTRPWTGGAAPPGLRQRLARPLVLLAAFVCAACGLVYELELVAVGQTLLGDSVTQTSLVLSVMVFAMGVGSLLAKRLAGRPATSFALVECALALTGGLSVLALYSCWAWLDGHRSAAAGLTATTFLIGVLIGAEIPLLMTLVQRIRREHAGRAVADLFAADYVGALIGGLAFPFLLLPTLGPAAGALATGAVNAVAGAAVVLWLFREEPPPRARLLLWAGCGLVLAVLACAAAFTGAIERAARQALYGAQIRLAVPGRDQEIVLAGGPGAAGPLELFVGGRLAVCGPDEYRESEALVHPALAGAPNGRVLVLGGGGPAVREVLRHSAVREVVVVEPDAALTSLVRRDPALAALTGHAYDDPRVRLVHAEPMAWLRRAGGSRGAAFDVIVSDLPVPHGDDGRRAHSQEFFGLAAGRLAPGGRLAVRGGPVARGLWTAEAGLRADGLRTVAYQAPPGAPPSCPHAAAQPGPAFLLAARSQPVLSLGRDAPPPRALTTDGLRESAARLAARRPARLPAPYRLLG; this comes from the coding sequence ATGATCAACCGTTCGGCGGATCCACCCGCTCGGCCGGGCCTCGACGACGGCGCCGAAGCACCCCGCGTCCGGGCCCTCACCCGGCCGTGGACCGGCGGTGCCGCGCCGCCCGGCCTGCGCCAACGGCTGGCCAGGCCCCTGGTCCTGCTGGCCGCCTTCGTCTGCGCCGCCTGCGGGCTCGTCTACGAGCTGGAACTCGTCGCGGTCGGACAGACCCTGCTCGGCGACTCGGTCACCCAGACCTCGCTGGTGCTGTCCGTGATGGTCTTCGCGATGGGCGTCGGCTCGCTGCTCGCCAAACGGCTGGCCGGCCGCCCCGCCACCTCCTTCGCCCTGGTGGAGTGCGCACTGGCGCTCACCGGCGGGCTGTCCGTCCTCGCGCTGTACTCCTGCTGGGCCTGGCTGGACGGTCACCGGAGCGCCGCCGCCGGACTGACCGCCACCACCTTCCTGATCGGGGTGCTGATCGGCGCCGAGATCCCGCTGCTGATGACACTCGTCCAGCGCATCCGCCGGGAGCACGCCGGACGGGCGGTCGCCGACCTGTTCGCCGCCGACTACGTGGGTGCGCTGATCGGCGGCCTGGCCTTCCCGTTCCTGCTGCTGCCCACCCTCGGCCCGGCCGCCGGCGCGCTCGCCACCGGCGCCGTCAACGCGGTGGCCGGCGCGGCCGTGGTGCTGTGGCTGTTCCGCGAGGAGCCCCCGCCGCGGGCCCGGCTGCTGCTCTGGGCGGGCTGCGGCCTGGTGCTCGCCGTCCTGGCCTGCGCGGCAGCCTTCACCGGCGCCATCGAGCGGGCGGCCCGGCAGGCCCTGTACGGGGCGCAGATCCGCCTCGCCGTACCGGGACGCGACCAGGAGATCGTGCTGGCCGGCGGCCCCGGCGCGGCCGGCCCGCTGGAGCTCTTCGTCGGCGGGCGGCTGGCCGTCTGCGGCCCTGACGAGTACCGGGAGAGCGAGGCCCTGGTCCACCCGGCGCTGGCCGGCGCCCCCAACGGCCGGGTCCTGGTGCTCGGCGGCGGCGGGCCCGCGGTGCGCGAGGTGCTCCGGCACTCGGCCGTCCGCGAGGTCGTCGTGGTCGAGCCGGACGCGGCGCTCACCTCGCTCGTCCGCCGCGACCCGGCCCTTGCCGCCCTCACCGGGCACGCCTACGACGATCCCCGGGTTCGGCTCGTGCACGCCGAGCCGATGGCCTGGCTGCGCCGCGCCGGAGGGTCGCGCGGCGCGGCCTTCGACGTGATCGTCTCCGACCTGCCGGTGCCGCACGGGGACGACGGCCGGAGGGCGCACAGCCAGGAGTTCTTCGGACTGGCGGCCGGCCGGCTGGCCCCGGGCGGCCGCCTCGCGGTCCGCGGCGGCCCGGTCGCCCGGGGGCTGTGGACCGCCGAGGCGGGGCTGCGCGCCGACGGCCTGCGCACCGTCGCCTACCAGGCACCGCCCGGAGCGCCGCCGTCCTGCCCGCACGCCGCGGCGCAGCCCGGCCCGGCCTTCCTGCTGGCCGCCCGCAGCCAGCCCGTGCTCTCCCTCGGCCGCGACGCCCCGCCGCCCCGGGCCCTCACCACCGACGGGCTCCGCGAGTCCGCCGCCCGCCTCGCGGCCCGGCGGCCCGCCCGGCTGCCGGCGCCGTACCGGCTGCTCGGCTGA